Proteins encoded within one genomic window of Desulfovibrio sp. X2:
- the ruvC gene encoding crossover junction endodeoxyribonuclease RuvC: protein MEPRPADLIVLGLDPGSRVTGWGIVAERGGSLALIDAGTIKLAAQADMAVRLGRIYEELAGLIAEHRPLEAAIENVFVNKNTLSALKLGQARGAAIAACAVAGLPVAGYEPTLVKKSIVGTGRAEKEQVAFMVGRLLGTTRRFALDASDALAVAVCHLNERRLRRLAKATGAKCS from the coding sequence ATGGAGCCCCGCCCGGCGGACCTGATCGTGCTCGGCCTCGACCCCGGCTCCCGTGTGACGGGCTGGGGCATCGTGGCCGAGCGCGGCGGGTCGCTCGCCCTGATCGACGCCGGGACCATCAAGCTCGCCGCGCAGGCCGACATGGCCGTGCGGCTCGGCCGCATCTACGAGGAACTGGCCGGGCTCATCGCCGAGCACCGGCCCCTCGAGGCGGCCATCGAGAACGTCTTCGTGAACAAGAACACCCTCTCGGCGCTCAAGCTCGGGCAGGCGCGCGGCGCGGCCATCGCGGCCTGCGCCGTGGCCGGGCTGCCCGTGGCCGGGTACGAGCCCACCCTCGTGAAGAAGAGCATCGTGGGCACGGGCCGGGCCGAGAAGGAGCAGGTGGCCTTCATGGTCGGGCGGCTGCTCGGCACCACGCGCCGCTTCGCGCTGGACGCCTCGGACGCCCTGGCCGTGGCCGTCTGCCACCTGAACGAGCGGCGCCTGCGCCGCCTGGCAAAGGCCACCGGCGCGAAGTGTTCCTGA
- a CDS encoding UPF0280 family protein has product MPAEHRDAARRYRAGLAARKGEATFQVVVGESDLLITATSDLSSVAGGAVRALRGQITSYAALHPDFLDSLSPLPPAPGAPEIVRRMCAAAAAVDVGPMAAVAGAVAMMTAEALSSLSTELLVENGGDLYCISTKERTIGLLADPAQGIALGVRVAADEFPVSFCSSSGRIGHSLSFGRGDLVAVRAGDACLADAAATALANRLGTSRDLTRVTDQAMAWEGIGIEGVFAQLGEKMAVWGRMELTAAALD; this is encoded by the coding sequence ATGCCCGCAGAGCACCGCGATGCAGCCAGACGCTACAGGGCCGGGCTTGCGGCCCGAAAGGGCGAGGCCACGTTCCAGGTGGTCGTGGGCGAGAGCGACCTGCTGATCACCGCCACGAGCGACCTTTCGTCCGTTGCAGGCGGCGCGGTGCGCGCCCTGCGCGGCCAGATCACGTCCTACGCGGCCCTTCATCCCGACTTCCTGGACAGCCTCTCCCCCTTGCCGCCCGCGCCGGGCGCGCCCGAGATCGTGCGGCGCATGTGCGCCGCGGCCGCCGCGGTGGACGTGGGCCCCATGGCCGCCGTGGCCGGGGCAGTGGCCATGATGACCGCCGAGGCCCTCTCTTCCCTGTCCACGGAGCTCTTGGTGGAAAACGGCGGCGACCTCTACTGCATCTCCACGAAGGAGCGCACCATCGGCCTCCTGGCCGATCCGGCGCAGGGCATCGCGCTCGGCGTGCGCGTGGCGGCCGACGAATTTCCCGTCAGCTTCTGTTCCTCCTCCGGCCGCATCGGCCACTCCCTGTCCTTCGGCCGGGGCGACCTCGTGGCCGTGCGCGCGGGCGACGCCTGCCTCGCGGACGCCGCAGCCACGGCCCTGGCCAACCGCCTGGGCACCTCGCGCGACCTCACCCGGGTCACGGACCAGGCCATGGCCTGGGAAGGCATCGGCATCGAGGGCGTCTTCGCCCAGCTCGGCGAGAAGATGGCGGTGTGGGGGCGGATGGAACTCACTGCGGCCGCGCTCGACTAG
- a CDS encoding molybdenum cofactor biosynthesis protein MoaE, whose translation MDISKTIAELKNEPGFHENVGMVLVHNGVVRGWSRADHKDVDAVDIIVDRERMEAIRREIEQRPGIWRVVVEAADGLLFPGDDVLFLVVAGDIRENVKPALADLLDKVKAEAIRKKEHMADESKA comes from the coding sequence ATGGACATCTCAAAAACTATTGCCGAACTCAAGAACGAACCAGGATTCCACGAGAACGTGGGGATGGTTCTGGTCCATAACGGCGTCGTGCGCGGCTGGTCGCGCGCCGACCACAAGGACGTCGACGCCGTGGATATCATCGTCGACCGCGAACGCATGGAGGCCATCCGCCGCGAGATCGAGCAGCGGCCGGGCATCTGGCGCGTCGTGGTCGAGGCCGCGGACGGCCTCCTCTTCCCCGGAGACGACGTGCTCTTCCTGGTCGTGGCAGGCGACATCCGGGAGAACGTCAAGCCCGCCCTGGCGGATCTCCTGGACAAGGTCAAGGCCGAGGCCATCCGCAAGAAAGAGCATATGGCCGACGAATCGAAGGCCTAG
- the thyX gene encoding FAD-dependent thymidylate synthase, with translation MRIVEPSFEIMHMAEPEEVLRLLELAGRVCYKSEDRVAPGTAAPFIGRIVRSGHESVIEHASATVRFVCDRGVTHELVRHRLASYSQESTRYANYAKDRFGREITVIRPWFWAEDDTRYALWTQAMQAAEDAYLALTDAGATPQEARSVLPNSLKTEIVMTANLREWRHVFRLRCDTPAHPQIRQVMLPLLAEFSRRLPVLFGDLAERFPPSL, from the coding sequence GTGCGCATCGTCGAGCCGTCTTTCGAGATCATGCACATGGCCGAGCCCGAGGAGGTCCTGCGCCTGCTCGAGCTGGCCGGAAGGGTCTGCTACAAGTCCGAGGACCGGGTGGCCCCGGGCACGGCCGCGCCCTTCATCGGCCGCATCGTGCGTTCCGGCCACGAGTCGGTCATCGAGCACGCCTCGGCCACGGTGCGCTTCGTCTGCGACCGCGGGGTGACCCATGAGCTGGTCCGCCACCGCCTGGCCTCCTACAGCCAGGAGTCCACGCGCTACGCCAACTACGCCAAGGACAGGTTCGGCCGCGAGATAACCGTCATCCGGCCCTGGTTCTGGGCCGAGGACGACACCCGCTACGCGCTCTGGACGCAGGCCATGCAGGCCGCGGAGGACGCCTACCTGGCCCTCACCGACGCCGGGGCCACGCCGCAGGAGGCGCGCAGCGTGCTGCCCAACTCGCTGAAGACCGAGATCGTCATGACCGCCAACCTGCGCGAGTGGCGCCACGTCTTCAGGCTCCGCTGCGACACGCCCGCGCATCCGCAGATCAGGCAGGTCATGCTGCCGCTCCTGGCCGAATTCTCCCGCAGACTGCCTGTACTCTTCGGCGATCTGGCCGAGCGCTTCCCCCCTTCGCTCTAG
- a CDS encoding glycosyltransferase: MPERPRAPLPGDPRPERLKVVAELGRPQSLPAGEEQFEAMGTGQDILVLGLGPEPGLLAELLPRDGVSFVECPEFEAQMPPEWGKAVPRAWQRLSPDKALAAVAAGRRVLVYRPNLRLFPSFWGPLRAAAQVASLGRGQAHEALREVWLPARENGLLVRELADAFGEEGFSVRLLAPEDLSKNLPRLLREATPALFLSLNFAGLDAHGEAFHLLEAAGAAVAVWCVDNPFHLLSGLRSGFWKKALLCVTDDSFTPRLMDLGARAVLHLPLAAWRGFGANVDAKIETNDDVAEAEGAPPVRDYGLAERLVFVGRSEFPDKAGFFAGITLPEDVWEAARERLDRGFRPDFAWWAERLGSLLWPGRQSREPGFGAEQCAREWRARCLAAGARETPFTVFGDAGWDALVPGLTDRREPVDYYGPLADIYAQAGAVLNVTSLLLPAGLTQRHFDVWAAGGFLLTDATPGLAIFPEELWREISFGRPDDIPGLFRKFKNSRTSRETLTAAWRELIFEKHTYRHRVRSVLDWLDLD; the protein is encoded by the coding sequence ATGCCCGAGCGTCCCCGCGCCCCGCTTCCCGGCGATCCGCGACCCGAGCGGCTGAAGGTCGTGGCCGAGCTCGGCAGGCCGCAGAGCCTGCCCGCGGGCGAGGAGCAGTTCGAGGCCATGGGCACCGGGCAGGACATCCTGGTCCTCGGGCTTGGGCCGGAGCCGGGGCTTCTGGCCGAGCTTCTGCCGCGCGACGGCGTCTCCTTCGTGGAGTGCCCGGAGTTCGAGGCGCAGATGCCGCCCGAGTGGGGCAAGGCAGTGCCCCGCGCCTGGCAGCGCCTGTCCCCGGACAAGGCGCTCGCGGCCGTCGCCGCAGGCAGGCGCGTGCTCGTCTACCGCCCGAACCTGCGGCTCTTCCCCTCGTTCTGGGGGCCGCTTCGCGCCGCGGCGCAGGTGGCAAGCCTCGGCCGCGGCCAGGCGCACGAGGCCCTGCGCGAGGTCTGGCTGCCCGCGCGCGAGAACGGCCTCCTCGTGCGCGAGCTGGCCGACGCCTTCGGCGAGGAGGGGTTCTCCGTGCGCCTGCTCGCGCCGGAGGATCTTTCGAAAAACCTCCCCCGCCTGCTGCGCGAGGCCACGCCCGCCCTCTTCCTGAGCCTCAACTTCGCCGGGCTCGACGCCCACGGTGAGGCCTTCCACCTGCTCGAGGCCGCAGGCGCGGCCGTGGCAGTGTGGTGCGTGGACAACCCCTTCCACCTCCTCTCCGGCCTGCGCTCGGGTTTCTGGAAGAAGGCGCTCCTGTGCGTCACGGACGACAGCTTCACCCCGCGCCTCATGGACCTCGGCGCGCGCGCGGTGCTGCACCTGCCCCTGGCCGCCTGGCGCGGCTTCGGAGCGAATGTCGACGCAAAAATCGAGACGAACGACGACGTAGCCGAGGCCGAGGGCGCCCCTCCTGTCCGCGACTACGGCCTGGCCGAGCGGCTGGTCTTCGTGGGCCGCTCGGAGTTCCCGGACAAGGCGGGCTTCTTCGCGGGGATAACGCTCCCGGAGGACGTCTGGGAGGCGGCCCGCGAGCGCCTGGACAGAGGATTCCGACCCGACTTCGCCTGGTGGGCCGAACGGCTCGGCAGCCTGCTCTGGCCGGGCAGGCAGTCGCGCGAGCCCGGATTCGGGGCCGAGCAGTGCGCGCGGGAGTGGCGGGCCAGATGCCTCGCGGCCGGGGCTCGGGAGACACCCTTCACGGTCTTCGGCGACGCGGGCTGGGACGCCCTGGTGCCCGGCCTCACGGACAGGCGCGAACCCGTCGACTACTACGGCCCCCTGGCCGACATCTACGCCCAGGCGGGCGCGGTGCTGAACGTCACGAGCCTGCTTCTGCCCGCCGGGCTCACGCAGCGCCATTTCGACGTCTGGGCCGCGGGCGGCTTCCTGCTCACGGACGCCACACCCGGGCTCGCCATCTTCCCCGAGGAGCTGTGGCGCGAGATCAGCTTCGGCCGTCCGGACGACATCCCGGGCCTGTTCAGGAAGTTCAAAAACTCCCGCACCTCGCGCGAGACCCTGACCGCGGCCTGGCGCGAGCTAATCTTCGAGAAGCACACCTATCGCCACCGCGTGCGCTCGGTGCTCGACTGGCTGGACCTGGACTGA
- a CDS encoding YebC/PmpR family DNA-binding transcriptional regulator produces the protein MSGHSKWANIKIRKGAQDAKRGKLFTKAAKELMLAAKLGGGDPAANSRLKQAIAYAKSINLPKDKIDTAIKKGTGELQGDTIEEIMYEGYAPGGVAVLVEVATDNKNRTVAEIRHIFSKRGGNLGESGSVAWMFDRMGVFAFSKETYTEDQLMEAALEAGADDVVDEGEVFEMRCAFDAFGAVQQALDTAELTYLDAKVAMIPKNTVPVDAEAGRKILGLLDAIEDNDDVQNVYDNSDLPDELMAEMDG, from the coding sequence ATGTCCGGACACAGCAAATGGGCCAACATCAAGATCAGGAAGGGCGCGCAGGACGCCAAGCGCGGCAAGCTCTTTACCAAGGCGGCCAAGGAGCTCATGCTCGCGGCCAAGCTCGGCGGCGGTGACCCCGCCGCCAACTCCCGCCTGAAGCAGGCCATCGCCTACGCCAAGTCGATCAACCTGCCCAAGGACAAGATCGACACGGCCATCAAGAAGGGCACGGGCGAGCTGCAGGGCGACACGATCGAGGAGATCATGTACGAGGGCTACGCCCCCGGCGGCGTGGCCGTGCTCGTCGAGGTGGCCACGGACAACAAGAACCGCACCGTGGCCGAGATAAGGCACATCTTTTCCAAGCGCGGCGGCAACCTGGGCGAGTCAGGCTCCGTGGCCTGGATGTTCGACCGCATGGGCGTCTTCGCCTTCTCCAAGGAGACCTACACCGAGGACCAGCTCATGGAGGCCGCGCTCGAGGCCGGTGCCGACGACGTGGTCGACGAGGGCGAGGTCTTCGAGATGCGCTGCGCCTTCGACGCCTTCGGCGCGGTGCAGCAGGCCCTGGACACGGCCGAGCTGACCTACCTCGACGCCAAGGTGGCCATGATCCCCAAGAACACCGTGCCGGTGGACGCCGAGGCGGGCCGCAAGATCCTGGGCCTGCTCGACGCCATCGAGGACAACGACGACGTGCAGAACGTCTACGACAACTCCGACCTGCCCGACGAGCTCATGGCGGAGATGGACGGCTAG
- the ruvB gene encoding Holliday junction branch migration DNA helicase RuvB: MQCENPPFDDPAGGGQGADDSIRPRRLAEFIGQDDLRANLDVFIRAALERGRPLDHTLFYGNPGLGKTTLCQIMASELGVNLVSTSGPVLERTGDLAAILTNLGRHDILFVDEIHRMPASVEEVLYPAMEDYKIDLIIGQGPGARTVKIDLEPFTLVGATTRIGLLTSPLRDRFGVIFRLEFYSPPELSRIIRRSAKILGVRVTDEGALAIGRRARGTPRIANRLLRRVRDFALVQGAAVVDEEAACAALDRMDVDPHGLDQMDRAILSILIDQFQGGPVGIKTLAVALSEEVRTLEEIYEPYLIQCGFMKRTPRGRVATAKAYTHLKII; encoded by the coding sequence ATGCAGTGCGAGAACCCCCCTTTCGATGATCCCGCGGGCGGCGGACAGGGAGCCGACGACTCCATCAGGCCGCGCAGGCTGGCCGAGTTCATCGGCCAGGACGACCTGCGCGCCAACCTCGACGTCTTCATCCGCGCCGCGCTCGAGCGCGGCCGTCCCCTGGACCACACGCTCTTCTACGGCAACCCGGGCCTGGGCAAGACCACGCTCTGCCAGATCATGGCCTCGGAGCTCGGGGTCAACCTCGTCTCCACCTCCGGCCCGGTGCTCGAGCGCACCGGCGACCTCGCGGCCATCCTGACCAACCTCGGCCGCCACGACATCCTTTTCGTGGACGAGATCCACCGCATGCCCGCGAGTGTGGAGGAGGTCCTCTATCCGGCCATGGAGGACTACAAGATCGACCTGATCATCGGCCAGGGGCCGGGGGCGCGCACGGTCAAGATCGACCTCGAGCCCTTCACCCTGGTCGGCGCGACCACGCGCATAGGCCTCCTCACCTCGCCGCTGCGCGACCGCTTCGGCGTCATCTTCCGCCTGGAGTTCTACTCGCCCCCTGAGCTTTCGCGCATCATCCGGCGCTCGGCCAAGATACTCGGCGTGCGTGTGACCGACGAGGGCGCGCTGGCCATCGGGCGGCGCGCCCGGGGCACGCCGCGCATCGCCAACCGCCTTCTGCGCCGCGTGCGGGATTTCGCCCTGGTGCAGGGCGCGGCCGTGGTCGACGAGGAGGCCGCCTGCGCGGCGCTGGACCGCATGGACGTGGACCCGCACGGCCTGGACCAGATGGACAGGGCCATCCTCTCCATCCTCATCGACCAGTTCCAGGGCGGGCCCGTGGGCATCAAGACCCTTGCCGTGGCGCTCTCCGAGGAGGTGCGCACGCTCGAGGAGATCTACGAGCCCTATCTCATCCAGTGCGGCTTCATGAAGCGCACCCCGCGCGGCCGCGTGGCCACGGCAAAGGCCTACACCCACCTGAAGATCATCTAA
- a CDS encoding glycosyltransferase family 4 protein, with protein sequence MTDSPRVSSAAFTAARPGTSAGSPPRVALLVERLSTYGGTEGFAWRLAKALTGRGHAVEMVCARQETDPPPGVGVITVGRPPLLRWLKTAWFALAAERVRRRRGYTVTVSCGNTLAQDIARVSGGPLDVFHEKSIRAYPPGLPRLFKRLKRALSPANAVVRAVQKRQFADGGRIVCVSHLVREWMASSFSSLSIEDMGVVYNRPDLARYHVPSREERRSARERFGLAPGEYAVGLAGTNFMLKGVATAVSALAELPENTRLLVAGGRAPERFLRQARELGVAERVRFLGRVADMAGFYHACDLFVLPTYYDTCSNVVLEARACGLPAITTRSNGAGYFLEDRWLLDDAADHHALAGLIRTASESPGLVPFAWPEDVPAGIEPYVRMVEELLG encoded by the coding sequence GTGACCGACTCTCCTCGCGTCTCTTCGGCGGCTTTCACGGCCGCGCGCCCCGGCACGTCCGCGGGCAGCCCGCCCCGCGTGGCCCTGCTCGTGGAACGGCTGTCCACCTACGGCGGCACAGAAGGCTTCGCCTGGCGGCTGGCCAAAGCCCTGACCGGCCGCGGCCACGCGGTGGAGATGGTCTGCGCGCGTCAGGAAACCGACCCTCCCCCGGGCGTCGGCGTCATAACCGTCGGCCGCCCTCCCCTGCTGCGCTGGCTGAAGACCGCCTGGTTCGCCCTGGCCGCGGAGAGGGTGCGCAGGAGGCGAGGCTACACCGTGACCGTGAGTTGCGGCAACACCCTGGCCCAGGACATCGCCCGCGTCAGCGGCGGACCGCTCGACGTCTTCCACGAGAAGTCGATCCGCGCCTATCCCCCCGGCCTGCCGCGCCTGTTCAAGCGCCTGAAGCGGGCGCTCTCCCCGGCCAACGCAGTTGTGCGGGCGGTGCAGAAGCGCCAGTTCGCCGACGGCGGGCGCATCGTCTGCGTCTCGCACCTGGTGCGCGAATGGATGGCCTCTTCCTTCTCCTCCCTCTCCATCGAGGACATGGGCGTGGTCTACAACCGGCCGGACCTCGCCCGCTACCACGTCCCGAGCCGGGAGGAGCGCCGGTCCGCCCGGGAGCGCTTCGGCCTTGCCCCCGGCGAATACGCCGTCGGCCTCGCAGGCACGAACTTCATGCTCAAGGGCGTGGCCACGGCCGTCTCGGCCCTGGCCGAACTGCCGGAGAACACCCGGCTGCTGGTGGCGGGCGGCAGGGCCCCGGAGCGCTTCCTGCGCCAGGCGCGCGAGCTCGGCGTTGCGGAGCGCGTGCGCTTCCTCGGCCGGGTGGCGGACATGGCGGGCTTCTACCACGCCTGCGACCTCTTCGTCCTGCCCACGTACTACGACACCTGCTCGAACGTCGTGCTCGAGGCCAGGGCCTGCGGGCTTCCCGCCATCACCACGCGCAGCAACGGCGCGGGATATTTCCTCGAGGACCGCTGGCTTCTGGACGACGCGGCCGACCACCACGCCCTGGCCGGACTGATCCGGACCGCATCCGAAAGCCCCGGGCTCGTGCCCTTCGCCTGGCCCGAAGACGTGCCCGCGGGCATAGAACCATACGTCCGCATGGTGGAGGAGCTGCTGGGATGA
- the ruvA gene encoding Holliday junction branch migration protein RuvA, which produces MIAFLTGTLAAMDERTCTLLTPGGVGYEIQLAAKSLASLPQRGGEICFHVHLVVREDALELFGFESREERDAFRTLISISGFGPRKAQAVINQYTPEELTRIVVEEDVAALTRISGIGKKTAQQMLLELRFKLDKKGHEAHLAGTPQQSRGVFKDALAGLVNLGYSEEEAAPILRGVLEKEPDLDVAAALRKALQAIARARS; this is translated from the coding sequence ATGATCGCTTTCCTCACCGGCACGCTTGCCGCCATGGACGAGCGCACCTGCACCCTGCTCACGCCCGGCGGCGTGGGCTACGAGATCCAGCTGGCGGCCAAGAGCCTGGCCTCGCTGCCGCAGCGCGGCGGGGAGATCTGTTTCCACGTGCACCTCGTGGTGCGCGAGGACGCGCTCGAGCTCTTCGGCTTCGAGAGCCGCGAGGAGCGCGATGCCTTCCGCACTCTCATCTCCATCTCGGGCTTCGGGCCGCGCAAGGCGCAGGCCGTGATCAACCAGTACACGCCCGAGGAGCTCACGCGCATCGTGGTCGAGGAGGACGTGGCCGCGCTCACGCGCATCTCCGGCATCGGCAAGAAGACGGCGCAGCAGATGCTCCTCGAACTCCGCTTCAAGCTCGACAAGAAGGGACACGAGGCGCATCTGGCGGGCACGCCGCAGCAGTCGCGCGGGGTCTTCAAGGACGCCCTTGCCGGTCTCGTGAACCTGGGTTACTCCGAGGAGGAGGCCGCGCCGATCCTGCGCGGCGTGCTGGAGAAGGAGCCCGACCTCGACGTCGCGGCCGCCTTGCGCAAGGCGCTCCAGGCCATTGCCAGGGCGCGGAGCTAG
- the dnaA gene encoding chromosomal replication initiator protein DnaA: MKHGWDHILNILEKRLNPGLFKVWIKPLSATFDDGSLTLIAPNDFVASWVRDRLLDTVAEAAEQVLGSVKSINVKAQAQKAQVASRAQLVSSAVRTIAAPVDADGHSPRTSDRMPAGMGDGLAGAHGQPCSLNGDQSFRWRFSFDDFVVGPSNALAHAASQSVCQCSLHADQLFLCSAPGLGKTHLIQAIGGHLARAAVNRSVRLRYLTAEEFATRMVVALKMGEIERFKAEFRESVDLLLLEDIHFLQGKEKIQDELLATLKALQSRGSKVVFTSSFLPRELSGVDSQLASRFGAGFLAVIDRPDFTTRMRIVEQKAQRQHATIIPEDVSALMAERIKTDIRQLESCLQNLILKAKLLRQNITQDLAMQVLANYAIDADSPDMERIITAVCRTFQLDAGDLASKSRRQGVVMARNTAFFLARKYTDLSLKDIGVRFNRKHSTVLKGITKVEREMTKRTPAGRQFERALDLLEI; the protein is encoded by the coding sequence ATGAAGCACGGCTGGGACCATATTCTCAATATCCTCGAAAAAAGGCTGAATCCAGGCCTCTTCAAAGTCTGGATCAAGCCCCTCTCCGCCACCTTTGACGACGGCTCCCTGACCCTTATCGCACCCAACGATTTCGTGGCCTCCTGGGTCCGCGACAGGCTGCTCGACACGGTGGCCGAGGCCGCGGAACAGGTGCTCGGCAGCGTGAAGTCCATCAACGTGAAGGCCCAGGCCCAGAAGGCGCAGGTCGCGTCCCGGGCGCAGCTCGTCAGTTCGGCGGTGCGCACCATCGCGGCGCCGGTGGACGCGGACGGGCATTCCCCCAGGACGTCGGACAGGATGCCTGCCGGGATGGGCGACGGACTCGCCGGGGCGCACGGCCAGCCCTGCTCCCTGAACGGGGACCAGAGCTTCCGCTGGCGCTTCTCCTTCGACGACTTCGTGGTCGGACCGAGCAACGCCCTGGCCCACGCGGCCTCGCAGAGCGTCTGCCAGTGTTCCCTGCACGCGGACCAGCTCTTCCTGTGCTCCGCCCCGGGGCTCGGCAAGACGCACCTCATCCAGGCCATCGGCGGCCACCTCGCCCGCGCGGCCGTGAACCGCAGCGTGCGGCTGCGCTACCTCACCGCCGAGGAGTTCGCCACGCGCATGGTCGTCGCTCTGAAGATGGGCGAGATCGAGCGTTTCAAGGCGGAATTCAGGGAGAGCGTGGACCTCCTGCTGCTCGAGGACATCCATTTCCTGCAGGGCAAGGAGAAGATCCAGGACGAACTCCTGGCCACGTTGAAGGCCCTGCAGTCGCGCGGCAGCAAGGTGGTCTTCACGAGCTCGTTCCTGCCCCGCGAGCTCTCCGGCGTGGACAGCCAGCTCGCCTCCCGCTTCGGCGCGGGCTTTTTGGCCGTCATCGACCGCCCGGACTTCACCACGCGCATGCGCATCGTGGAGCAGAAGGCGCAGCGCCAGCACGCGACCATCATTCCGGAGGATGTCTCGGCCCTCATGGCCGAGCGCATCAAGACGGACATCCGCCAGCTCGAGAGCTGCCTGCAGAACCTGATCCTCAAGGCCAAGCTGCTGCGCCAGAACATCACCCAGGACCTGGCCATGCAGGTGCTGGCCAACTACGCCATCGACGCGGACAGCCCGGACATGGAGCGGATCATCACCGCCGTCTGCCGGACCTTCCAGCTCGACGCGGGCGACCTGGCCTCCAAGAGCCGCAGGCAGGGCGTGGTCATGGCCCGCAACACGGCCTTCTTCCTGGCCCGCAAATACACCGACCTGTCCCTCAAGGACATCGGCGTCCGCTTCAACCGCAAGCATTCCACCGTGCTCAAGGGCATCACCAAGGTCGAACGGGAGATGACCAAGCGCACCCCGGCCGGCCGCCAGTTCGAGCGCGCCCTCGACCTCCTCGAAATCTAG
- a CDS encoding RlmE family RNA methyltransferase codes for MKNYRDHYFKKAKQENYPARSVYKLKEINNRFGIIKPGMKVLDLGAAPGSWTLYAAQKVGPSGKVLGCDIQDTDTAFPNNAVFLKEDVFERSAEFDALLAAEGPFDAVVSDMAPRTTGVKFTDQARSMNLCEEALALARLVLLKGGSFVVKNFEGPDTKAYVDEVRRSFATVKIFKPKSSREESKEMFIIGLGYKGPETTGQDGASQEK; via the coding sequence ATGAAGAACTACCGCGATCATTATTTCAAGAAGGCCAAGCAGGAGAACTATCCTGCCCGCTCTGTATACAAACTCAAGGAAATCAACAACCGTTTCGGCATCATAAAGCCCGGGATGAAGGTCCTTGACCTCGGCGCCGCGCCAGGCTCCTGGACGCTGTACGCGGCCCAGAAGGTCGGCCCCTCCGGCAAGGTGCTCGGCTGCGACATCCAGGACACGGACACCGCCTTTCCGAACAACGCGGTCTTCCTCAAGGAAGACGTCTTCGAGCGCAGCGCGGAGTTCGACGCGCTGCTGGCCGCGGAAGGGCCGTTCGACGCCGTGGTCTCGGACATGGCGCCGCGCACCACGGGCGTGAAGTTCACCGACCAGGCGCGGTCCATGAACTTGTGCGAGGAGGCCCTTGCGCTGGCGCGCCTCGTCCTGCTAAAGGGCGGCAGCTTCGTCGTGAAGAATTTCGAGGGCCCGGACACCAAGGCCTATGTCGACGAGGTCCGCCGCTCCTTCGCCACGGTCAAGATTTTCAAGCCCAAGAGTTCGCGCGAGGAGAGCAAGGAGATGTTCATCATCGGCCTCGGCTACAAGGGGCCGGAGACGACCGGCCAGGATGGCGCGAGCCAGGAGAAATAG